The following are encoded together in the Eulemur rufifrons isolate Redbay chromosome 28, OSU_ERuf_1, whole genome shotgun sequence genome:
- the LOC138376301 gene encoding pancreatic triacylglycerol lipase isoform X2, translating to MLLLWTISLLLGVVAGKEVCYPRLGCFSDDSPWAGIVQRPLHILPWAPEDVNTRFLLYTNENPNNFQEIVADPSIISDSNFKTDRKTRFIIHGFIDKGEEDWLVNICKKLFEVESVNCFCVDWKSGSRTGYTQASQNIRIVGAEVAYLVEVLQSSLEYSPSNVHVIGHSLGAHAAGEAGRRTNGTIGRITGLDPAEPCFEGTPELVRLDPSDAQFVDVIHTDAAPIIPNLGFGMSQTVGHLDFFPNGGIEMPGCQKNILSQIVDIDGIWEGTRDFVACNHLRSYKYYADSIDNPDGFAGFSCSSYSVFTANKCFPCPSGGCPQMGHYADRFHGKTNEVGQKFYLNTGAASNFARWRYKVTVTLSGRKVTGHVLVSLFGNKGSSKQYEIFKGSLKPESTHSNEFDADVEVGDLQKVKFIWYNNVINPTLPRVGASKITVETNDGKLFNFCSLETVREEVLLTLTPC from the exons ATGCTGCTACTCTGGACAATTTCACTTCTGCTGGGAGTAGTGGCAg GAAAAGAAGTTTGCTACCCAAGACTTGGCTGCTTCAGCGATGATTCCCCATGGGCAGGAATTGTCCAAAGACCCCTCCACATTTTGCCCTGGGCTCCAGAAGATGTCAACACCCGCTTCCTCCTATACACTAATGAGAACCCAAACAACTTCCAA GAAATTGTTGCAGATCCGTCAATTATCAGTGACTCCAATTtcaaaacagacagaaaaaccCGTTTTATTATTCATGGATTCATAGACAAGGGAGAAGAAGACTGGCTGGTCAATATATGCAAG AAACTGTTCGAGGTGGAAAGTGTGAACTGTTTCTGTGTGGACTGGAAAAGTGGCTCCCGAACTGGATACACACAGGCCTCACAGAACATCCGCATTGTGGGAGCAGAAGTGGCTTATCTTGTTGAAGTTCTTCAG TCATCATTGGAATACTCACCTTCCAACGTTCACGTCATTGGCCACAGCCTGGGTGCCCAcgctgctggggaggctggaaggaggacCAACGGGACCATTGGACGCATCACAG GGTTGGATCCAGCCGAACCTTGCTTTGAGGGCACACCTGAGTTAGTCCGACTGGATCCCAGCGATGCCCAGTTTGTGGATGTAATTCACACGGATGCTGCTCCCATAATCCCCAATCTGG gtTTTGGAATGAGCCAAACTGTGGGTCACTTAGATTTCTTTCCGAATGGAGGAATAGAAATGCCTGGGTGTCAGAAGAACATTCTCTCTCAGATTGTTGACATAGATGGGATCTGGGAAG GAACTCGTGACTTTGTGGCCTGTAATCACTTAAGAAGCTACAAGTATTATGCCGACAGCATCGACAACCCTGATGGCTTTGCTGGATTCTCTTGTTCCTCTTATAGTGTTTTCACTGCA AACAAGTGCTTCCCCTGTCCAAGTGGAGGCTGCCCACAGATGGGCCATTATGCTGATAGATTTCATGGGAAAACAAATGAAGTGGGCCAGAAATTTTATCTAAACACTGGTGCTGCCAGTAATTTTGCCC GTTGGAGGTATAAGGTAACTGTCACACTGTCTGGAAGAAAGGTTACAGGACACGTGCTGGTTTCTTTGTTTGGAAATAAAGGAAGCTCTAAGCAGTACGAAATTTTCAA GGGCTCTCTCAAACCAGAGAGTACTCATTCCAATGAGTTTGATGCAGATGTGGAGGTTGGGGACTTGcagaaagttaaatttatttgGTATAACAACGTGATCAACCCAACTCTACCCAGAGTGGGAGCATCCAAGATCACAGTGGAAACAAATGATGGAAAACT GTTCAACTTCTGTAGTCTAGAAACTGTGAGGGAGGAAGTGCTGCTCACCCTCACTCCATGTTAG
- the LOC138376301 gene encoding pancreatic triacylglycerol lipase isoform X1, producing MLLLWTISLLLGVVAGKEVCYPRLGCFSDDSPWAGIVQRPLHILPWAPEDVNTRFLLYTNENPNNFQVRTLIEIVADPSIISDSNFKTDRKTRFIIHGFIDKGEEDWLVNICKKLFEVESVNCFCVDWKSGSRTGYTQASQNIRIVGAEVAYLVEVLQSSLEYSPSNVHVIGHSLGAHAAGEAGRRTNGTIGRITGLDPAEPCFEGTPELVRLDPSDAQFVDVIHTDAAPIIPNLGFGMSQTVGHLDFFPNGGIEMPGCQKNILSQIVDIDGIWEGTRDFVACNHLRSYKYYADSIDNPDGFAGFSCSSYSVFTANKCFPCPSGGCPQMGHYADRFHGKTNEVGQKFYLNTGAASNFARWRYKVTVTLSGRKVTGHVLVSLFGNKGSSKQYEIFKGSLKPESTHSNEFDADVEVGDLQKVKFIWYNNVINPTLPRVGASKITVETNDGKLFNFCSLETVREEVLLTLTPC from the exons ATGCTGCTACTCTGGACAATTTCACTTCTGCTGGGAGTAGTGGCAg GAAAAGAAGTTTGCTACCCAAGACTTGGCTGCTTCAGCGATGATTCCCCATGGGCAGGAATTGTCCAAAGACCCCTCCACATTTTGCCCTGGGCTCCAGAAGATGTCAACACCCGCTTCCTCCTATACACTAATGAGAACCCAAACAACTTCCAAGTAAGAACACTCATT GAAATTGTTGCAGATCCGTCAATTATCAGTGACTCCAATTtcaaaacagacagaaaaaccCGTTTTATTATTCATGGATTCATAGACAAGGGAGAAGAAGACTGGCTGGTCAATATATGCAAG AAACTGTTCGAGGTGGAAAGTGTGAACTGTTTCTGTGTGGACTGGAAAAGTGGCTCCCGAACTGGATACACACAGGCCTCACAGAACATCCGCATTGTGGGAGCAGAAGTGGCTTATCTTGTTGAAGTTCTTCAG TCATCATTGGAATACTCACCTTCCAACGTTCACGTCATTGGCCACAGCCTGGGTGCCCAcgctgctggggaggctggaaggaggacCAACGGGACCATTGGACGCATCACAG GGTTGGATCCAGCCGAACCTTGCTTTGAGGGCACACCTGAGTTAGTCCGACTGGATCCCAGCGATGCCCAGTTTGTGGATGTAATTCACACGGATGCTGCTCCCATAATCCCCAATCTGG gtTTTGGAATGAGCCAAACTGTGGGTCACTTAGATTTCTTTCCGAATGGAGGAATAGAAATGCCTGGGTGTCAGAAGAACATTCTCTCTCAGATTGTTGACATAGATGGGATCTGGGAAG GAACTCGTGACTTTGTGGCCTGTAATCACTTAAGAAGCTACAAGTATTATGCCGACAGCATCGACAACCCTGATGGCTTTGCTGGATTCTCTTGTTCCTCTTATAGTGTTTTCACTGCA AACAAGTGCTTCCCCTGTCCAAGTGGAGGCTGCCCACAGATGGGCCATTATGCTGATAGATTTCATGGGAAAACAAATGAAGTGGGCCAGAAATTTTATCTAAACACTGGTGCTGCCAGTAATTTTGCCC GTTGGAGGTATAAGGTAACTGTCACACTGTCTGGAAGAAAGGTTACAGGACACGTGCTGGTTTCTTTGTTTGGAAATAAAGGAAGCTCTAAGCAGTACGAAATTTTCAA GGGCTCTCTCAAACCAGAGAGTACTCATTCCAATGAGTTTGATGCAGATGTGGAGGTTGGGGACTTGcagaaagttaaatttatttgGTATAACAACGTGATCAACCCAACTCTACCCAGAGTGGGAGCATCCAAGATCACAGTGGAAACAAATGATGGAAAACT GTTCAACTTCTGTAGTCTAGAAACTGTGAGGGAGGAAGTGCTGCTCACCCTCACTCCATGTTAG